The Agrococcus carbonis genome has a window encoding:
- a CDS encoding PTS fructose transporter subunit IIABC, whose translation MPQILTSDLVLLDADLGPVKESVIRALAARAADTPRVADADGLADAVLAREALTPTGMGAGIAIPHCKSSAVLEPTLGFARLRPAVDFGAGDGPADLVFMIMAPEGAAETHLAVLSRLAGSLIDEEFTSALRAAASPQEVVALVERAVADEEEPEEPAAAAEGRRGIVAITACPTGIAHTYMAADALKAAAERAGVRIAVETQGSSGTKRLEPATIADADAVVFAVDVDVRDRSRFAGKPFVQVPVKRGIDAPDELIAEALRIADDPAGARVAGGSGADEAQPQASSRSIGGTVKRSLLTGVSYMIPFVAGGGLLLALGFLLGGFEIAFAAEGTSLSTAQDVALSTTLWNLPPEGLLYYLGCVAFAIGQASMGFLVPALAGYIAFGIADRPGIAPGFVAGSVAGLMGAGFLGGIVGGLLAGVAAWWIGSWRVPVWMRGLMPVVVIPLLASIFASGLMVMLLGGPIAALSEALYGFLGGLTGTGAILLGLLLGTMMAFDLGGPINKVAYGFAVAGLAEGSPENPAPWMIMAAVMAAGMVPPLGMALATVIDRRLFSLAERENGKAAWLLGASFISEGAIPFAAADPLRVIPASILGAATTGAISMAAGVTSQAPHGGIFVFFAIGNLLMFVVAIVVGAIITALAVVALKRWARRAPQPVAEESQPVAVAA comes from the coding sequence ATGCCCCAGATCCTCACGTCCGACCTCGTGCTGCTCGACGCCGACCTCGGACCCGTTAAGGAGAGCGTCATCCGCGCGCTCGCCGCGCGCGCGGCCGACACCCCGCGCGTCGCCGACGCCGACGGTCTCGCCGACGCGGTGCTCGCCCGCGAGGCGCTCACCCCGACGGGCATGGGCGCCGGCATCGCCATCCCCCACTGCAAGTCGTCGGCCGTGCTCGAGCCGACCCTCGGCTTCGCGCGGCTGCGCCCCGCCGTCGACTTCGGCGCCGGCGACGGTCCCGCCGACCTCGTCTTCATGATCATGGCGCCCGAGGGCGCCGCCGAGACCCACCTCGCCGTGCTCTCGCGGCTCGCCGGCTCGCTCATCGACGAGGAGTTCACGAGCGCGCTGCGCGCGGCCGCCTCGCCGCAGGAGGTCGTCGCGCTCGTCGAGCGCGCGGTCGCCGACGAGGAGGAGCCCGAGGAGCCGGCCGCGGCCGCCGAGGGACGGCGCGGCATCGTCGCGATCACCGCGTGCCCGACCGGGATCGCGCACACCTACATGGCGGCGGATGCGCTCAAGGCGGCCGCCGAGCGCGCGGGCGTGCGCATCGCCGTCGAGACGCAGGGCTCGAGCGGCACGAAGCGGCTCGAGCCGGCGACGATCGCCGATGCCGACGCCGTGGTCTTCGCCGTCGACGTCGACGTGCGCGACCGCTCGCGCTTCGCCGGCAAGCCGTTCGTGCAGGTGCCGGTCAAGCGCGGCATCGACGCGCCCGACGAGCTCATCGCCGAGGCCCTGCGCATCGCCGACGACCCCGCCGGGGCACGCGTCGCGGGCGGTTCGGGCGCCGATGAGGCGCAGCCGCAGGCGTCCTCGCGCTCGATCGGCGGCACGGTGAAGCGCTCGCTGCTCACGGGCGTGAGCTACATGATCCCGTTCGTCGCTGGCGGCGGCCTCCTGCTCGCCCTCGGCTTCCTGCTGGGCGGCTTCGAGATCGCGTTCGCCGCCGAGGGCACGTCGCTCTCGACCGCGCAGGACGTCGCGCTCTCGACGACGCTGTGGAACCTCCCGCCGGAGGGCCTCCTCTACTACCTCGGCTGCGTCGCGTTCGCGATCGGTCAGGCGTCGATGGGCTTCCTCGTGCCGGCGCTCGCGGGCTACATCGCCTTCGGCATCGCCGACCGGCCGGGCATCGCACCCGGCTTCGTCGCCGGCTCCGTCGCGGGCCTCATGGGCGCCGGCTTCCTGGGCGGCATCGTGGGCGGCCTGCTCGCGGGCGTCGCCGCGTGGTGGATCGGGTCGTGGCGCGTGCCGGTGTGGATGCGGGGGCTCATGCCCGTCGTCGTCATCCCCCTGCTCGCCTCGATCTTCGCCTCGGGCCTCATGGTGATGCTGCTCGGCGGGCCGATCGCGGCGCTGTCCGAGGCGCTCTACGGGTTCCTCGGCGGCCTGACCGGCACCGGGGCGATCCTGCTCGGCCTGCTGCTCGGCACGATGATGGCCTTCGACCTGGGCGGCCCCATCAACAAGGTCGCCTACGGCTTCGCCGTCGCAGGCCTCGCCGAGGGGTCGCCCGAGAACCCAGCGCCGTGGATGATCATGGCCGCCGTGATGGCGGCGGGCATGGTCCCGCCGCTCGGCATGGCCCTCGCGACCGTCATCGACCGCAGGCTCTTCTCGCTCGCCGAGCGGGAGAACGGCAAGGCCGCATGGCTGCTCGGCGCCTCGTTCATCTCCGAGGGCGCGATCCCGTTCGCCGCGGCCGATCCGCTGCGCGTCATCCCGGCCTCGATCCTCGGCGCCGCGACGACCGGGGCGATCTCGATGGCGGCGGGCGTCACGAGCCAGGCGCCGCACGGCGGCATCTTCGTCTTCTTCGCGATCGGCAACCTGCTGATGTTCGTCGTCGCGATCGTCGTCGGCGCGATCATCACCGCGCTCGCGGTCGTCGCGCTCAAGCGGTGGGCCCGGCGCGCGCCGCAGCCGGTGGCGGAGGAGTCGCAGCCGGTCGCGGTGGCGGCCTGA
- a CDS encoding GNAT family N-acetyltransferase, giving the protein MEVVEVADEAGLDEFLRLGRETHGGRAVPVLERTVRAWHRGTTPHPHPVTLLLARTGAHPVGRAIVHRDDRLDARLGSRALVFGALEARDAAVLDALLDDIERRALAAGATEVFGPAQLLPNQSGGVITAGFEERGFLDAAWNPEWVPEVLEARGMERWYEGDTWVVDVVDEDGPSVAELDAAGIRIDEVTRAGLGRGLRALLPLLNDSFAQLPYFTPFTAAELHAQFSGFWLLHEPGLFLIARDEEDVPLAFVLAVLDAAPMLQASGGRFGPRERWRLLAHRRELRSDAVLVIQGARPEAQGKGIVTLLSRRLHANLADIGCRRLRSTPVGRQNPGSARQFSRFGGRPLHATAYYRKSLTR; this is encoded by the coding sequence ATGGAGGTCGTCGAGGTCGCCGACGAGGCGGGCCTCGACGAGTTCCTGCGGCTCGGGCGGGAGACGCACGGCGGCCGCGCAGTGCCGGTCCTCGAGCGCACCGTGCGGGCATGGCACCGCGGCACGACCCCGCATCCGCACCCCGTGACGCTGCTGCTCGCGCGCACCGGCGCCCACCCCGTGGGGCGCGCGATCGTGCACCGCGACGACCGCCTCGACGCCCGGCTCGGCAGCCGGGCGCTCGTCTTCGGCGCGCTCGAGGCGCGCGACGCGGCCGTGCTCGACGCCTTGCTCGACGACATCGAGCGCCGAGCGCTCGCCGCGGGCGCGACCGAGGTCTTCGGGCCGGCGCAGCTGCTGCCCAACCAGTCGGGCGGGGTGATCACCGCGGGCTTCGAGGAGCGCGGGTTCCTCGACGCCGCGTGGAACCCCGAGTGGGTGCCCGAGGTGCTCGAGGCGCGCGGCATGGAGCGCTGGTACGAGGGCGACACGTGGGTGGTCGACGTCGTCGACGAGGACGGTCCGAGCGTCGCGGAGCTCGACGCGGCGGGCATCCGCATCGACGAGGTCACGCGCGCCGGCCTCGGCCGCGGGCTGCGGGCGCTGCTGCCGCTCCTCAACGACTCGTTCGCGCAGCTGCCGTACTTCACGCCGTTCACGGCGGCCGAGCTGCACGCGCAGTTCTCGGGGTTCTGGCTGCTGCACGAGCCGGGGCTCTTCCTCATCGCGCGCGACGAGGAGGACGTGCCGCTCGCGTTCGTGCTCGCCGTGCTCGATGCCGCGCCGATGCTCCAGGCATCCGGCGGCCGCTTCGGCCCGCGAGAGCGGTGGCGGCTGCTCGCGCACCGGCGCGAGCTGCGGTCGGATGCGGTGCTCGTCATCCAGGGCGCGCGGCCGGAAGCGCAGGGCAAGGGCATCGTGACGCTCCTGAGCCGCCGGCTGCACGCGAACCTCGCCGACATCGGCTGCCGCAGGCTGCGGTCGACGCCGGTCGGGCGGCAGAACCCCGGATCGGCGCGGCAGTTCTCGCGCTTCGGCGGCCGGCCGCTGCACGCGACCGCCTACTACCGGAAGTCGCTGACGCGGTGA